In one window of Astyanax mexicanus isolate ESR-SI-001 chromosome 18, AstMex3_surface, whole genome shotgun sequence DNA:
- the tubd1 gene encoding tubulin delta chain isoform X2: protein MEPKVISQAVAKASKSGKWRYGEKAHFCQKQGSGNNWANGYCVHGPRHKESVEDLVRREVERCDRLAGIFAMMSVAGGTGSGVGTFVTQCLRDMYPQAFILNHLTWPYGTGEVIVQNYNSVLTLSRLYQLSDALVVHENDTVHKICSRLMNIKHISIGDINKVIAHQLGSVLQPAYTGDSPSNYSRNPIGELLSSLVCHPEYKLLSLCNIPQMSHTSLAYSAYTWPGLLKHLRQMLIANARMEEGIDWKVCVPSSRGDSVRTGQMGFNRSLANLMILRGKDVSSADAGAFKDPALYVPWLPPDGTFSLWNSPVPFNGYEKSASLVSNSQSLLKPLDNMVRKAWNMFVSRAYMHQYTKFGISEDDFLDSFTTLEQIISSYSHL from the exons ATGGAACCCAAGGTGATTTCACAAGCCGTAGCAAAGGCATCAAAATCTGGAAAGTGGAGATACGGGGAGAAAGCACACTTCTGCCAAAAGCAGGGTTCTGGAAACAACTGGGCAAATGG ATATTGTGTGCATGGGCCACGCCATAAAGAATCTGTGGAGGATCTGGTCCGGAGAGAGGTGGAGCGCTGTGATCGTCTAGCAGGGATCTTTGCTATGATGAGCGTTGCAGGGGGTACAGGGTCCGGAGTAGGGACCTTTGTCACACAGTGTTTGCGAGACATGTATCCTCAGGCCTTTATTCTTAATCACCTGACATGGCCGTATGGAACAGGAGAG gtgaTTGTGCAGAACTATAATTCAGTTCTTACGCTGTCGCGGCTCTACCAGCTGTCTGACGCCCTTGTGGTTCATGAGAATGACACTGTTCATAAAATCTGCAGCCGGCTGATGAATATCAAGCACATCTCCATTGGGGATATTAATAAGGTGATTGCTCACCAGCTTGGTAGTGTGCTGCAGCCCGCTTATACTGGAGATTCGCCTTCAAATTACAGCAGAAACCCAATAG GTGAATTACTGAGTTCCCTGGTTTGTCACCCTGAATATAAGCTGCTAAGCCTTTGCAACATTCCTCAAATGTCTCATACCTCACTGGCCTACAGTGCGTACACGTGGCCTGGACTTCTTAAGCATTTAAGACAAATGCTTATTGCCAATGCCAGGATGGAGGAAG GTATTGATTGGAAAGTGTGTGTGCCGTCATCTCGAGGCGACAGTGTTAGAACTGGACAAATGGGTTTTAACAGATCACTTGCCAACCTTATGATACTGAGGGGGAAAGATGTTTCCAGTGCTGATGCAG GTGCTTTTAAAGACCCTGCCCTGTATGTGCCTTGGCTTCCACCAGATGGCACTTTCAGCTTGTGGAACTCGCCGGTGCCATTTAACGGTTATGAGAAATCTGCCTCTTTAGTCAGCAACAGCCAGTCCTTGTTGAAACCTCTGGATAACATGGTTAGGAAGGCTTGGAACATGTTTGTATCTAG GGCATACATGCATCAATATACAAAATTTGGAATTTCAGAAGATGATTTTCTTGACAGTTTTACAACGTTGGAACAGATCATCTCCAGCTATTCTCATCTTTGA